Proteins found in one Pocillopora verrucosa isolate sample1 chromosome 12, ASM3666991v2, whole genome shotgun sequence genomic segment:
- the LOC136277340 gene encoding adrenocorticotropic hormone receptor-like gives MSTTNFSSGRSHTKSFQELPCSPFSMGGLQQQPSIFFSAVHILLSITAFAGNFLILVALHKESSLHPPSKLLYRCLATTDLLVGLVAQPLYALSRMSVVQEHRSLCRYVRDATYITAYVLILVSLMTMTALSVDRLLALLLGLRYKQIVTLKRTYIIVTTFWVFNFVASLSKLFHHRIADWYGFLVISFCLVISVASYTKIFCTLRYHQAQVRDQQQLSQTNALNMARFRKAVYSALWVQLVLVVCYVPGYTVGIVIPHTKNYSSLLVVTWSVTGTLLYFNSTLNPFLYCWKINEVRKAVKQTLKEALC, from the coding sequence ATGTCGACAACAAATTTCAGTAGCGGTAGAAGTCACACGAAATCATTTCAAGAACTGCCATGCTCTCCCTTTTCGATGGGTGGGCTTCAACAACAACCATCAATTTTCTTCTCAGCAGTtcacattctcctctccatcacagcatttgcgggaaattttcttattcttgtagcccttcacaaggaatcttctttgcatccgccgtccaaactcctgtatcgttgtctggcaacaactgatctgttggttggtcttgttgcCCAGCCTCTCTATGCTCTATCTCGGATGTCTGTGGTTCAAGAACACCGGAGCCTTTGTCGATACGTAAGGGACGCAACCTACATCACAGCCTATGTATTGATTTTAGTGTCTTTGATGACGATGACGGCCTTAAGCGTCgacagacttctcgctctgttgttGGGACTAAGATACAAgcaaattgtaactttgaagcgcacgtATATTATTGTAACTACCTTTTGGGTTTTTAACTTTGTCGCCTCTTTAAGTAAATTGTTTCATCACCGTATAGCCGATTGGTACGGCTTCCTAGTTATATCATTTTGCCTGGTAATATCAGTCGcatcgtacacaaagattttttgcACTCTCAGATATCACCAGGCACAAGTACGAGATCAACAACAGCTGAGCCaaacaaatgcactgaacatggcgcgatTTAGAAAGGCAGtatacagtgcactgtgggtgcagttagtaTTggttgtttgttatgtaccaGGATATACAGTGGGAATTGTGATCCCTCATActaaaaattattcatcactCTTAGTCGTCACATGGAGTGTAACAggtactttactttactttaactcgacgttaaacccgtttctttatTGCTGGAAGATTAATGAAGTGAGAAAGGCAGTGAAGCAGACACTGAAAGAAGCTCTTTGCTGA